In one window of Gossypium arboreum isolate Shixiya-1 chromosome 4, ASM2569848v2, whole genome shotgun sequence DNA:
- the LOC108458271 gene encoding uncharacterized protein LOC108458271, whose product MAVLGGVGCGGNVCLRRQQSPGLFNFHNPNGRPCSFMASNPQSSKPRTSTKKISTSKVNLQPLPKQQEKKRNELVYEKIDEWMRDSVVEIVKKLPESPLLVHVYSDDNTTRTRTEKADENNWVSVKQKWEKGETPMPDGVIFVEQIEGDDEESDEKEEVSRAWGIVVQGQGCGLAPACYLLKTSKVSSGLGLKCTHFCLVKVKSFRETALSQLKNCWLLQGN is encoded by the coding sequence ATGGCGGTATTGGGCGGTGTTGGTTGTGGTGGAAACGTTTGTCTTCGACGCCAACAATCGCCCGGTCTTTTCAACTTCCATAACCCAAATGGACGCCCATGTTCTTTTATGGCTTCAAATCCACAATCGTCGAAACCAAGAACGTCGACGAAGAAGATCTCGACGTCTAAGGTAAACCTTCAACCATTGCCGaaacaacaagagaagaaacGGAACGAATTGGTGTACGAGAAAATAGACGAGTGGATGAGAGATTCGGTGGTCGAGATCGTCAAGAAGCTGCCGGAATCGCCGCTTTTGGTCCACGTCTACTCGGACGACAACACGACGAGAACCCGGACGGAAAAAGCCGATGAAAACAACTGGGTCTCGGTGAAGCAAAAATGGGAGAAAGGTGAGACTCCAATGCCTGATGGGGTgatatttgttgaacaaatagaAGGAGATGATGAAGAAAGCGATGAAAAGGAAGAGGTATCGAGGGCATGGGGGATTGTGGTGCAGGGCCAAGGGTGTGGGCTGGCACCAGCTTGTTATTTGTTGAAGACTTCTAAAGTGAGTTCAGGGTTAGGGTTAAAGTGCACCCATTTTTGTTTAGTGAAGGTTAAGAGTTTCAGGGAAACTGCTCTTTCGCAGCTCAAGAATTGTTGGCTGTTGCAGGGGAATTGA
- the LOC108457901 gene encoding uncharacterized protein LOC108457901, with protein sequence MEDQADSAMVSKGLLLMPGSDSKSVGVKRSIDELEGKHDVSLNGIKMRDLDSVIRSEELNGHNSKSMKRKDSSRQLQFSGVVSQVNEVPVTFNFGSQVKRTAEGEKLSPICLPLDLNTDIPTAITESCDNNPEYEEKFERPCSQESNCLTSKGFRLDLNAKDVSSSVNHDLTRHKHVKNMKPKDVSECGSSIGPVEEKDSLRVWKEMKQNGFLSSAHGGISMQSGLFSSSHAGVSMQNGVLSSSHGGIPMPKQRGRKSKNDVLKKKMELAKKEQVDRFTKIAAPSGLLNGLNPGIINHVRNRKQVHSIIEALVKSEKLENLHSESKQASHVKSGTRDDDVKMDHGNMDDSGFHHLSCYHEDGPPNATTMDKRARGYLVPMHQPISSNSEEISGDGDSSMVDQVSEDDALALKLSSSTKASENASSLSNEESTNFNSASSLSIKAATVASQWLELLHQDIKGRLSALRRSKKKVRAVITTELPFLISKEFSSNKGGDHNTARTSADGFSQDAAADMHIARWSSLFDQMDKALSEEEKQLEIWSNQIKGMQLHCDQGLQHMHWNVLYSLPQQGAPANNIRSGSGDSFDRELAVRAAAASIYSTCDFMLSKENVACSLI encoded by the exons atggaaGACCAAGCTGATTCTGCCATGGTTTCTAAAGGCTTGCTTTTGATGCCTGGATCTGATTCCAAG TCTGTGGGTGTGAAGAGAAGCATTGATGAATTGGAAGGAAAACATGATGTTTCACTTAATGGAATCAAAATGAGAGATCTTGATTCTGTCATCCGCTCTGAGG AACTCAATGGCCACAATTCCAAATCTATGAAAAGAAAAGATTCTAGTCGGCAATTGCAGTTTAGTGGAGTAGTATCTCAAGTTAATGAGGTTCCAGTAACTTTCAACTTTGGTTCTCAAGTCAAAAGAACTGCTGAAGGGGAAAAATTATCTCCAATCTGTCTGCCTCTTGATCTTAACACTGACATTCCAACTGCTATAACCGAATCCTGTGATAACAACCCGGAATATGAAGAAAAGTTTGAAAGACCATGTTCACAAGAGAGTAATTGTCTAACCTCGAAAGGCTTTCGCTTGGATCTGAATGCGAAAGATGTTTCTAGCTCGGTAAACCATGATTTAACTCGTCACAAACATGTCAAAAATATGAAGCCAAAGGATGTTTCAGAGTGTGGAAGTTCTATTGGTCCAGTGGAGGAGAAAGACTCGTTAAGAGTTTGGAAAGAGATGAAGCAAAATGGGTTCCTTTCATCTGCTCATGGGGGTATATCAATGCAAAGTGGTCTATTCTCATCATCCCATGCAGGCGTATCTATGCAAAATGGTGTACTATCATCATCTCATGGGGGAATACCGATGCCCAAGCAACGTGGGAGGAAAAGTAAGAATGATGTGCTCAAGAAGAAGATGGAGCTTGCAAAGAAAGAACAGGTAGACAGGTTCACAAAAATTGCTGCCCCAAGTGGACTGCTCAATGGATTAAACCCTGGGATTATAAATCATGTTAGAAATCGGAAACAGGTCCATTCCATAATAGAGGCCTTAGTGAAGTCtgaaaaacttgaaaatttgcATTCAGAAAGCAAGCAGGCAAGTCATGTCAAAAGTGGAACCAGAGATGATGATGTTAAGATGGATCATGGAAATATGGATGACTCAGGTTTTCATCATCTCAGTTGCTACCATGAAGATGGGCCTCCAAATGCTACAACTATGGACAAGAGAGCAAGAGGTTATCTAGTGCCAATGCATCAGCCGATTTCTTCAAATTCAGAGGAAATAAGTGGAGATGGTGATTCAAGCATGGTAGACCAAGTCAGTGAGGATGATGCACTAGCACTGAAGTTGTCATCATCCACTAAGGCATCTGAGAATGCTAGCTCTTTGTCAAATGAGGAATCAACGAACTTTAACAGTGCCTCTTCTCTTTCCATAAAAG CTGCCACTGTTGCTTCTCAATGGTTGGAACTTCTTCATCAAGATATTAAAGGACGTCTTTCAG CATTGCGACGTAGCAAGAAGAAAGTGCGAGCTGTAATTACTACAGAATTACCTTTTTTAATATCAAAAGAATTCTCCTCTAACAAAGGGGGTGATCATAATACCGCCAGAACTTCTGCTGATGGGTTTTCGCAAGATGCTGCTGCTGATATGCATATAGCAAGATGGAGTTCACTGTTTGATCAGATGGATAAAGCTCTCTCTGAAGAAGAGAAACAGCTT GAAATCTGGTCCAACCAAATAAAAGGGATGCAACTGCATTGTGACCAGGGCTTGCAACATATGCACTGGAACGTGCTTTACAGTTTACCGCAACAAGGAGCACCGGCAAATAATATCAG ATCAGGGAGTGGGGACAGCTTTGACAGGGAATTGGCTGTCAGGGCAGCTGCTGCTTCCATATATTCGACATGTGATTTCATGTTGTCAAAGGAGAATGTAGCATGTTCGCTAATCTGA